Proteins from one Oryza sativa Japonica Group chromosome 12, ASM3414082v1 genomic window:
- the LOC136354751 gene encoding autophagy-related protein 8D-like, with the protein MKPKPFKEEFTLEERAKESASMIASYPARIPVIVERFSRSSLPEMEKRKYLVPCDMPVGQFIFILRSRLHLSPGIALFVFVNNTLPQTAQLMGSVYESYKDEDDGFLYMCYSSEKTFG; encoded by the exons ATGAAGCCCAAGCCCTTCAAGGAGGAGTTCACCCTGG AGGAGAGGGCCAAGGAGTCGGCCTCCATGATCGCCTCCTACCCCGCCAGGATCCCC GTCATTGTTGAGAGGTTTTCAAGAAGTAGTCTTCCAGAAATGGAGAAGCGCAA GTACCTAGTTCCATGTGACATGCCAGTTGGGCAGTTTATTTTCATACTTCGTTCAAGGTTACATCTGTCTCCAGGAATAGCACTGTTTGTGTTTGTCAACAACACGTTGCCCCAGACTG CTCAGCTGATGGGCAGTGTGTACGAGTCATACAAAGATGAGGACGATGGCTTCCTCTACATGTGCTACAGCAGCGAGAAGACATTCGGCTGA
- the LOC4351236 gene encoding THO complex subunit 4A isoform X2, with protein MAADSLLDMSLDDLITNKYKRRSRPGPAPSARRSHSRAATRSAAAPYHAITFQAPPTAYVHPTPAANVETGTKLYISNLDYAVSNEDIKELFSEVGDVKRYSINYDRSGRSKGTAEVVFSRKSDALAAVKRYNNVQLDGKPMKLELIGINIEPPPPAIFGFAAPAGYFDFPPKSGPGRGGRGWPRGRGGFGGRGRGHVGRGRGRGDRGSRKISAEDLDADLDKYHAEGMQMS; from the exons ATGGCGGCGGACTCGCTGCTGGACATGTCCCTCGACGACCTCATCACCAACAAGTACAAGCGCCGCTCCCGTCCAGGTCCAGCGCCCTCTGCCCGCCGCTCCCACTCCCGCGCCGCCACCCGCTCCGCTGCCGCTCCCTATCACGCCATCACCTTTCAG GCGCCGCCCACGGCCTACGTCCACCCGACGCCCGCGGCCAACGTCGAGACCGGCACCAAGCTCTACATCTCCAACCTCGACTACGCCGTCTCCAACGAGGACATCAAG GAACTCTTCTCTGAGGTTGGCGATGTCAAGCGTTACTCTATTAACTATGACAGGAGTGGAAGATCCAAG GGAACTGCAGAGGTTGTATTTTCCAGAAAATCTGACGCCCTGGCTGCTGTTAAGAGGTACAACAATGTGCAGCTGGATGGCAAACCTATGAAACTTGAGCTCATTGGTATAAATATTGAGCCACCACCACCTGCTATTTTTGGTTTCGCTGCACCAGCTGGATACTTCGATTTTCCTCCCAAAAG TGGACCTGGCAGGGGTGGAAGAGGATGGCCTCGGGGCAGGGGTGGATTTGGTGGGCGTGGTCGGGGTCATGTGGGTCGTGGGCGAGGGAGGGGAGACCGTGGAAGTCGGAAGATTTCTGCTGAAGACCTGGATGCTGACTTGGACAAGTACCATGCGGAAGGAATGCAAATGAGCTAG
- the LOC4351236 gene encoding THO complex subunit 4A isoform X1: protein MAADSLLDMSLDDLITNKYKRRSRPGPAPSARRSHSRAATRSAAAPYHAITFQAPPTAYVHPTPAANVETGTKLYISNLDYAVSNEDIKELFSEVGDVKRYSINYDRSGRSKGTAEVVFSRKSDALAAVKRYNNVQLDGKPMKLELIGINIEPPPPAIFGFAAPAGYFDFPPKSAEIFSGPGRGGRGWPRGRGGFGGRGRGHVGRGRGRGDRGSRKISAEDLDADLDKYHAEGMQMS from the exons ATGGCGGCGGACTCGCTGCTGGACATGTCCCTCGACGACCTCATCACCAACAAGTACAAGCGCCGCTCCCGTCCAGGTCCAGCGCCCTCTGCCCGCCGCTCCCACTCCCGCGCCGCCACCCGCTCCGCTGCCGCTCCCTATCACGCCATCACCTTTCAG GCGCCGCCCACGGCCTACGTCCACCCGACGCCCGCGGCCAACGTCGAGACCGGCACCAAGCTCTACATCTCCAACCTCGACTACGCCGTCTCCAACGAGGACATCAAG GAACTCTTCTCTGAGGTTGGCGATGTCAAGCGTTACTCTATTAACTATGACAGGAGTGGAAGATCCAAG GGAACTGCAGAGGTTGTATTTTCCAGAAAATCTGACGCCCTGGCTGCTGTTAAGAGGTACAACAATGTGCAGCTGGATGGCAAACCTATGAAACTTGAGCTCATTGGTATAAATATTGAGCCACCACCACCTGCTATTTTTGGTTTCGCTGCACCAGCTGGATACTTCGATTTTCCTCCCAAAAG TGCTGAAATTTTCAGTGGACCTGGCAGGGGTGGAAGAGGATGGCCTCGGGGCAGGGGTGGATTTGGTGGGCGTGGTCGGGGTCATGTGGGTCGTGGGCGAGGGAGGGGAGACCGTGGAAGTCGGAAGATTTCTGCTGAAGACCTGGATGCTGACTTGGACAAGTACCATGCGGAAGGAATGCAAATGAGCTAG
- the LOC4351236 gene encoding THO complex subunit 4A isoform X3, giving the protein MAADSLLDMSLDDLITNKYKRRSRPGPAPSARRSHSRAATRSAAAPYHAITFQAPPTAYVHPTPAANVETGTKLYISNLDYAVSNEDIKELFSEVGDVKRYSINYDRSGRSKGTAEVVFSRKSDALAAVKRYNNVQLDGKPMKLELIGINIEPPPPAIFGFAAPAGYFDFPPKRGGRGWPRGRGGFGGRGRGHVGRGRGRGDRGSRKISAEDLDADLDKYHAEGMQMS; this is encoded by the exons ATGGCGGCGGACTCGCTGCTGGACATGTCCCTCGACGACCTCATCACCAACAAGTACAAGCGCCGCTCCCGTCCAGGTCCAGCGCCCTCTGCCCGCCGCTCCCACTCCCGCGCCGCCACCCGCTCCGCTGCCGCTCCCTATCACGCCATCACCTTTCAG GCGCCGCCCACGGCCTACGTCCACCCGACGCCCGCGGCCAACGTCGAGACCGGCACCAAGCTCTACATCTCCAACCTCGACTACGCCGTCTCCAACGAGGACATCAAG GAACTCTTCTCTGAGGTTGGCGATGTCAAGCGTTACTCTATTAACTATGACAGGAGTGGAAGATCCAAG GGAACTGCAGAGGTTGTATTTTCCAGAAAATCTGACGCCCTGGCTGCTGTTAAGAGGTACAACAATGTGCAGCTGGATGGCAAACCTATGAAACTTGAGCTCATTGGTATAAATATTGAGCCACCACCACCTGCTATTTTTGGTTTCGCTGCACCAGCTGGATACTTCGATTTTCCTCCCAAAAG GGGTGGAAGAGGATGGCCTCGGGGCAGGGGTGGATTTGGTGGGCGTGGTCGGGGTCATGTGGGTCGTGGGCGAGGGAGGGGAGACCGTGGAAGTCGGAAGATTTCTGCTGAAGACCTGGATGCTGACTTGGACAAGTACCATGCGGAAGGAATGCAAATGAGCTAG
- the LOC107275658 gene encoding uncharacterized protein produces MPPSSAATTGGAVHKPIIMPPESERQINNLPDVLQPRRRWRSSLATGFRSALACTIVGVASIYAPLVIRRHLTFPAFSYVVTVIVVTDATLGSSLRGALSAVHATAMGAVPSVLPLWLAHRTGAGESVLATTAVVALSTFAVAVAGSAGTVAKRIALGQIIIIYVARFREERMRSEAVLLHPANVVACTALGVVAALLGVLLPCPRLATRDATDKRLAYLEVAAERVRLLADAFQLHFSSDEAAGDDEERASSCRCRRRRRQCVAACIMSQADRAASAGALLLRRISSAQGDLQWERMPALLKRWCSSRWDDDDEQACARLHELIEMPLRGMEMACTHMLQQPCWPNTNTISSICTTPTWLQHATDHVRLALLTKRIPSCSNTGTGSMEMAKLAPVSVGALEQQQQLAPFLFFLCLDLLLQGSHPAPQRPPKLLLSVSAHSDAAASQVKVIPAATTKDDDEEQPEQTRKKKHQCPRQTTRSTMRRRLVAAAKCSFSLGLAVLLGLLFSSDHGFWSGLVVATTMATGREWTWALAIARAHGTALGSVYGALACLVIDRMELRFLALLPWLILTAGFLKRSRAYGPAGAGGVAAAVSGIIIVGRRYDEPPMAFTVARLVETFIGLACIIVADLVFQPAARPSTKATAQLDRCLAALKGCFSRGRQTTTKVKVKAVQEQVALLERCVAEAAGEPHFPWSPPFPASCYHKVAGSLGRMAQLLYLYTQAHPTPIPAADEDATQRFHCLVSASLERSADLLLRLSRISSSSSRDEEDLEAGIRVSSGSDTCCCDDEDAPEMLVRSFLSQQQQQQDQGVALALASIGFCMGEMAKEALQLEAYMLDLILLAH; encoded by the exons ATGCCACCGTCGTCGGcggccaccaccggcggcgccgtccaTAAACCAATTATCATGCCGCCCGAGTCGGAGAGGCAGATCAATAATCTTCCAGACGTACTGCAGccccgccggcggtggcggtccTCGCTCGCCACGGGCTTCCGCTCGGCCCTGGCCTGCACCATCGTCGGCGTGGCCTCCATCTACGCTCCGCTCGTCATCCGCCGCCACCTCACCTTCCCGGCCTTCTCTTACGTAGTCACCGTCATCGTAGTCACCGACGCCACGCTGGGCAGCTCCCTGCGCGGCGCCCTCAGCGCGGTCCACGCCACGGCCATGGGCGCAGTTCCATCGGTGCTGCCACTCTGGCTGGCGCACCGCACCGGCGCCGGGGAGTCGGtgctggcgacgacggcggtggtggcgctgaGCACgttcgcggtggcggtggcggggtcGGCGGGGACGGTGGCGAAGCGGATCGCGCTGGGGCAGATCATCATCATATACGTGGCGAGGTTCAGGGAGGAGAGAATGCGGTCGGAGGCGGTGCTGCTGCATCCGGCAAACGTGGTGGCGTGCACGGCGCtcggggtggtggcggcgctgctgggCGTGCTGCTCCCCTGCCCGAGGCTGGCCACGCGCGACGCCACGGACAAGAGGCTCGCCTacttggaggtggcggcggagagggtcAGGCTGCTGGCCGACGCCTTCCAGTTGCACTTCTCCAGCGACGAGGCTGCAGGTGATGATGAGGAGAGAGCATCATCTTGTCGTTGCcgcagacggcggcggcagtgcgTGGCCGCGTGCATCATGTCGCAGGCCGACCGCGCAGCCTCCgccggcgccctcctcctccgccgcataAGCTCCGCACAA GGTGACTTGCAGTGGGAGCGAATGCCGGCGCTGCTGAAACGGTGGTGCAGCAGCAGGtgggatgacgacgacgaacaaGCTTGTGCGCGGCTGCACGAGTTGATCGAGATGCCTCTGCGAGGGATGGAGATGGCCTGCACCCACATGCTGCAGCAGCCATGTTGGCCTAACACTAACACTATCAGCAGCATCTGCACGACACCAACATGGCTGCAGCACGCTACCGACCATGTACGCCTGGCTTTGCTCACAAAACGCATTCCCAGCTGCAGCAACACAGGCACAGGCAGCATGGAGATGGCCAAACTAGCGCCGGTCTCTGTTGGTGctctggagcagcagcagcagctggctcctttcctcttcttcttaTGCTTGGATCTCCTCCTCCAAGGATCTCATCCGGCGCCCCAACGTCCACCTAAGCTGCTGCTGTCTGTGTCTGCACACTCAGACGCTGCTGCCTCCCAAGTGAAGGTGATcccagcagcaacaacaaaagACGACGATGAAGAGCAACCGGAGCAGACGAGGAAGAAGAAACACCAGTGCCCTCGGCAAACGACAAGAAGCACCATGAGGAGGAGGCTGGTGGCCGCGGCCAAGTGCAGCTTCTCGCTGGGCCTCGCCGTCCTGCTCGGCCTGCTCTTCAGCAGCGACCACGGCTTCTGGTCGGGGCTCGTCGTGGCCACCACCATGGCCACCGGCCGCGAGTGGACCTGGGCTCTCGCCATTGCGCGTGCTCACGGCACCGCTCTCGGATCCGTATATGGCGCGCTGGCCTGCCTTGTCATCGATCGCATGGAGCTGCGCTTCCTCGCCCTGCTCCCCTGGCTCATCCTCACTGCCGGCTTCCTCAAGCGCAGTCGTGCCTACGGCCCCGCTGGCGCTGGGGGTGTAGCAGCTGCGGTGTCTGGCATCATCATCGTTGGCCGCCGCTACGACGAGCCGCCCATGGCCTTCACCGTCGCACGCCTGGTGGAGACCTTCATAGGCCTCGCCTGCATCATCGTGGCCGACCTCGTCTTCCAGCCCGCCGCCAGGCCGTCCACCAAGGCCACGGCACAGCTCGACCGCTGCCTCGCCGCACTCAAAGGCTGCTTCAGTCGGGGACGACAGACGACGACCAAAGTGAAGGTGAAGGCGGTGCAGGAGCAGGTGGCCCTGCTGGAGAGATGCGTGGCAGAGGCTGCCGGCGAGCCCCATTTCCCGTGGTCGCCGCCGTTCCCGGCGAGCTGCTACCACAAGGTGGCGGGGAGCCTTGGCAGGATGGCGCAGCTGCTCTACCTCTACACACAGGCACATCCAACTCCAATACCAGCAGCAGACGAGGATGCAACGCAGCGCTTCCACTGCCTCGTCTCCGCATCCCTGGAGCGAagcgccgacctcctcctccgactcagtcgtatcagcagcagcagcagcagagacgAGGAGGACCTGGAGGCCGGCATCCGGGTCAGCAGCGGCAGTGACACCTGTTGCTGTGACGACGAGGATGCACCAGAGATGCTGGTGCGGTCGTTCCtgtcacagcagcagcagcagcaagatcaAGGAGTAGCATTAGCATTGGCTTCCATTGGGTTCTGCATGGGAGAGATGGCCAAGGAGGCCCTCCAGCTGGAGGCCTACATGCTCGACCTCATACTCCTCGCTCATTAG
- the LOC4351238 gene encoding caffeoylshikimate esterase, translated as MSSSSGGDGGGYNYSEDWVVNSRGMRLFTCAWIPKESSRGVVCLCHGYAVECSVTMRGTAERLARAGYAVHGIDYEGHGHSDGLQGYVPDLDALVRDCDSFFSTATASFPRRRFLLGESMGGAVALLLHRLRPDFWTGAILVAPMCKIAEEMRPHPMVVSVLKVMTSIIPTWRVVPTNDVIDLAYRMQGKRDEIRGNPLCYKGRPRLKTAYELLRVSILIESTILPHVSLPFLILHGAADRVTDPSVSDLLYRSASTTDKTFHLYTGMWHALTSGELPHNIDAVFRDIIDWLHHRTSPTSASHVQDHDLSTSFEAERKAKHDDTIHCGKQTS; from the exons atgagcagcagcagcggcggcgatgggggtgGGTACAATTACTCGGAGGATTGGGTGGTGAATTCGCGAGGGATGCGGCTCTTCACCTGCGCGTGGATTCCCAAGGAGAGCAGTAGAGGCGTGGTTTGCCTGTGCCATGGGTACGCGGTGGAGTGCAGCGTGACGATGcgcggcacggcggagcggctggCCAGGGCGGGCTACGCCGTCCACGGCATCGACTACGAGGGCCACGGCCACTCCGACGGCCTCCAGGGCTACGTCCCCGACCTCGACGCCCTCGTCCGCGACTGCGactccttcttctccaccgccaccgcctccttccCCCGCCGCAGATTCCTCCTCGGCGAGTCCatgggcggcgccgtcgcccttcttctccaccgcttGCGCCCCGACTTCTGGACCGGCGCCATTCTCGTCGCCCCCATGTGCAAG ATCGCGGAGGAGATGCGGCCGCACCCGATGGTGGTGAGCGTGCTGAAGGTGATGACAAGCATCATACCGACGTGGCGGGTGGTGCCGACGAATGACGTGATCGACCTGGCATACAGGATGCAGGGGAAGCGAGACGAGATCCGAGGGAACCCACTGTGCTACAAGGGCAGGCCCCGCCTCAAGACCGCCTACGAGCTGCTCCGCGTCAGCATCCTCATCGAGTCCACCATCCTCCCCCAcgtctccctccccttcctcatcctccacggcgccgccgaccGGGTCACCGACCCCTCCGTCAGCGACCTCCTCTaccgctccgcctccaccaccgacAAGACCTTCCACCTCTACACCGGCATGTGGCACGCCCTCACCTCCGGCGAACTCCCTCACAACATCGATGCCGTCTTCCGCGACATCATCGACTGGCTCCACCACAGGACATCCCCCACCTCCGCTTCACATGTGCAGGACCACGACTTAAGTACGTCTTTCGAGGCGGAGCGCAAGGCCAAGCACGACGACACCATCCATTGCGGCAAGCAAACATCATAG
- the LOC107276205 gene encoding exocyst complex component EXO70B1, translated as MMSRLIGDMQRHRRTLSTTVVEETVAAAATLVSKWHPDDHHSSLFLHASSPEADHFLRAAADLHRAMLFFASDPTNAHNGHGLVQAHHLLDTAMRRLQLELPRLLAPPPAGSRDRLRALADTMMSAGYGKECISTFKEHRRAALAATLRRQHTTVQVQLSKLTWEQVDDNIQSWLAAARIAFSSVFPAEKELCDTVFAGDASVGDAVFEDVANNQAANLLDVAEAAVARARRAPERLFRVLDVHDALTEILPEIMSVFGDRSEVAKRGCSALFKAGEAARGALANLEVAIEKEPSKATVAGGGVHPLTRYVMNYLVFLADYEGALDRINQQQGSPERSWSIGWLVQVLMRKIEAKAGSYREAALRHLFMANNTHYVARKVAKIPSLGDDDGEAQDAARRHVEAYVRAAWGKVLKAIAAADGVEVEEAVMQAVAKQEKWVAADEEMGQVLRAAATAAVVPKYRMLYRRHGATLRLTPGDVNAIIAALFGGIIATPSSC; from the coding sequence ATGATGAGTCGATTGATCGGCGATAtgcagcgccaccgccgcacgcTGTCCACCACCGTCGTCGAGGAAACCGTCGCCGCTGCGGCCACGCTGGTTTCCAAGTGGCATCCTGATGACCACcactcctctctcttcctccatgCCTCCTCCCCGGAGGCCGACCacttcctccgcgccgccgccgacctccaccGAGCCATGCTCTTCTTCGCCTCCGACCCCACCAACGCCCACAACGGCCACGGCCTCGTCCAGGCCCATCATCTCCTCGACACGGCCATGCGGAGGCTTCAGCTCGAGCTCCCACGACTCCTCGCACCACCACCTGCAGGCAGTCGGGACCGCCTCCGTGCGCTCGCCGACACCATGATGTCCGCCGGCTATGGCAAGGAGTGCATCTCCACCTTCAAGGAGCATCGCCGCGCAGCGCTGGCCGCCACGCTCCGCCGCCAACACACCACCGTGCAGGTGCAGCTCAGCAAGCTTACCTGGGAGCAGGTCGACGACAACATACAGTCCTGGCTCGCCGCGGCACGAATCGCCTTCTCGTCCGTCTTCCCCGCGGAGAAGGAGCTCTGCGACACTGTATTCGCCGGTGACGCCTCCGTCGGCGACGCGGTGTTCGAGGACGTGGCCAACAACCAGGCAGCAAATCTCCTGGACGTCGCTGAGGCCGCGGTGGCGcgagcgcgccgcgcgccggagCGGCTGTTCCGTGTGCTGGACGTGCACGACGCTCTCACCGAGATCCTGCCCGAAATCATGTCGGTGTTCGGTGACAGGTCAGAGGTGGCGAAGCGTGGCTGCTCTGCTCTGTTCAAAGCCGGTGAGGCGGCGCGGGGAGCGCTGGCCAACTTGGAGGTGGCCATCGAGAAGGAGCCGTCCAAGGccacggtggccggcggcggagtgcACCCGCTGACGCGCTACGTGATGAATTACCTCGTCTTCCTGGCCGACTACGAGGGAGCCCTTGACCGCATAAACCAGCAACAGGGATCGCCGGAGAGATCGTGGTCCATCGGTTGGTTGGTGCAGGTCCTGATGCGCAAAATTGAGGCCAAGGCGGGGAGCTACCGAGAGGCGGCGCTGAGGCACCTCTTCATGGCGAACAACACGCACTACGTGGCCAGGAAAGTGGCCAAAATTCCATCTCTcggggacgacgacggtgaAGCCCAAGATGCGGCTCGGCGGCACGTGGAGGCGTACGTGCGCGCGGCGTGGGGCAAGGTGCTCAAGGCaatcgcggcggcggacggcgtggaggtggaggaggctgtGATGCAGGCGGTGGCGAAGCAGGAGAAGTGGGTGGCGGCAGACGAAGAGATGGGTCAGGTgctgagggcggcggcgacagcggcggtggTACCCAAGTACAGGATGTTGTACCGCCGGCACGGGGCAACGCTGCGGCTGACGCCGGGGGACGTCAACGCCATCATCGCCGCACTCTTCGGCGGGATTATTGCAACGCCTAGCTCATGCTGA